In Microcoleus sp. AS-A8, the following are encoded in one genomic region:
- a CDS encoding TIGR00725 family protein, producing MRKIIIGVMGPGTGASETDRKHAYTIGTLIAQAGWVLLTGGRNVGVMDAANRGAKSANGLTVGILPNAGDSGVSDAVDIAIFTDMGSARNNINVLSSDGVIACGMGAGTASEVALALKANKPVVLLTEDRESQQFFQHLSNHNIFIATSPEAAIAFVKQALTHGCETE from the coding sequence ATGAGAAAAATTATCATTGGGGTGATGGGGCCAGGAACTGGAGCCTCGGAGACTGACCGAAAACATGCCTATACAATAGGCACACTGATTGCTCAAGCAGGATGGGTGCTGCTGACGGGGGGCAGAAATGTTGGTGTTATGGACGCTGCCAACCGTGGGGCAAAATCTGCCAATGGTTTGACTGTCGGTATTCTGCCTAATGCTGGCGATAGCGGCGTCTCTGATGCCGTGGATATTGCCATTTTTACAGACATGGGCAGTGCCCGAAATAATATCAACGTCCTCTCCAGTGACGGGGTGATTGCTTGCGGGATGGGGGCTGGCACCGCCTCTGAAGTGGCACTGGCTTTAAAGGCCAATAAACCTGTCGTTTTATTGACAGAGGATCGAGAAAGTCAACAGTTTTTTCAACACCTGTCGAACCATAATATTTTTATCGCAACGAGTCCAGAAGCTGCGATCGCATTCGTTAAACAAGCCTTAACTCATGGTTGTGAAACCGAGTAA
- a CDS encoding DUF29 domain-containing protein — MSTELSTSSGITSTLYEKDFYAWTQEQAKLLLQGKWDGLDVANLVEEIESLGKQQRQELRNRLGVLLGHLLKWEFQFSKRSKSWFVTLREQRREIRDLLEESPSLKPYLPEALQKAYPSGIDLVVRETPMRDRDLPSACPYTLEQVLDGAFFPGQPDEPERDW; from the coding sequence GTGAGTACAGAACTAAGTACCTCTTCTGGGATAACCTCCACTCTCTATGAGAAAGACTTCTATGCCTGGACGCAAGAACAGGCAAAACTTCTGCTGCAAGGGAAATGGGATGGTTTGGATGTTGCCAATTTGGTTGAGGAGATAGAGTCTTTGGGCAAGCAGCAACGCCAAGAACTCAGGAATCGCCTGGGCGTTTTGCTCGGTCATCTGCTTAAATGGGAGTTTCAGTTTAGCAAGCGCTCGAAAAGCTGGTTTGTCACACTGCGAGAACAACGTCGTGAGATTCGTGACTTGCTGGAAGAAAGTCCCAGCTTGAAGCCTTATCTTCCTGAAGCGTTGCAAAAAGCTTACCCGTCTGGCATAGATTTAGTAGTACGAGAAACACCTATGCGCGATCGCGACTTGCCGAGTGCGTGTCCCTACACCTTAGAGCAAGTTTTGGACGGCGCGTTTTTCCCAGGGCAACCTGATGAACCGGAGCGAGACTGGTAA
- a CDS encoding 4-hydroxybenzoate solanesyltransferase yields the protein MLTQPQQNPVPSWLRIIRLLRWDKPAGRLILMVPALWAVFLAANGIPPVPLVGVIILGTLATSGAGCVINDLWDRDIDPQVERTRDRPLASRALSIQVGIIVTLVAMSCAGVLALYLNSYTFWLCVAAVPVIIFYPSAKRVFPIPQLMLSIAWGFAVLISWSAVTANLQPATWILWGATVLWTLGFDTVYAMSDREDDKRIGINSSAIFFGDYAAEAVGVFFVGTAGLLGWLGVVMQLHPGFWLGLGIAIALWAWQYTRLRQKDLPRSAYGEIFRQNVWIGFIILAGMIAGSIF from the coding sequence ATGCTGACCCAACCCCAACAAAACCCCGTACCAAGCTGGCTAAGGATTATTCGACTCCTGCGATGGGATAAGCCAGCAGGACGCCTGATCTTGATGGTACCTGCACTGTGGGCCGTCTTTCTAGCCGCTAATGGCATACCCCCTGTACCCTTAGTCGGGGTGATTATCCTGGGAACCTTAGCCACCAGTGGTGCGGGTTGTGTGATTAATGATTTGTGGGATAGAGATATTGACCCTCAAGTTGAACGCACACGCGATCGCCCCCTCGCCTCTCGTGCCCTCTCGATCCAAGTTGGTATCATTGTGACCTTAGTGGCAATGAGTTGTGCTGGCGTCCTCGCTCTTTATCTCAATTCTTACACCTTTTGGCTGTGCGTTGCTGCTGTCCCCGTCATCATCTTTTACCCATCCGCCAAGCGAGTATTTCCCATTCCCCAGTTAATGCTTTCCATCGCTTGGGGCTTTGCCGTCCTCATCAGTTGGAGTGCCGTAACTGCTAATCTGCAACCTGCAACTTGGATACTGTGGGGGGCAACAGTTCTTTGGACATTGGGCTTTGATACGGTTTATGCCATGTCTGATCGCGAAGATGACAAACGGATTGGGATTAACTCTAGTGCTATCTTTTTTGGTGATTATGCGGCTGAAGCTGTGGGTGTTTTCTTTGTGGGTACCGCTGGCTTGCTAGGCTGGTTAGGTGTCGTGATGCAATTACACCCCGGTTTTTGGCTGGGATTGGGAATTGCGATCGCACTTTGGGCTTGGCAATATACCCGACTGCGCCAAAAAGACCTTCCCAGATCGGCTTATGGTGAGATTTTCCGCCAAAATGTTTGGATTGGTTTTATTATCCTGGCTGGGATGATTGCTGGCTCTATTTTTTAG
- a CDS encoding Ppx/GppA family phosphatase, which produces MVDSLTKESSITDCNPNLDQNCILAAIDIGTNSIHMVVVQIDPVLPSFTIIAREKETVRLGDRHPKTGELTPEAMGRSLAALQRCQELAKSCNAEQIVAVATSAMREAPNGRTFLKQIESELGLFVNLISGQEEARRIYLGVLSGMEFNNRPHIIVDIGGGSTELILGDSHEPRYLSSTKIGAVRLTAELITTDPMNHSEFQYLQAYIRGMLERPVEELLAHLQPGEQPRLVGTSGTIETLATMHAREKLGTVPNTLNGYQMSRKDLKEMVKRLASMSCAERGAIPGMSDRRSEIIVAGALILVEAMTMLRVECLIIGERALREGVIVDWMLTHGLIEDRLRYQGSVRERSVLKIAQKYQVNSEYSQRVANLVLSLFNQTKGYLHHWDCEERELLWAAAILHNCGLYVNHSAHHKHSYYLIRHAELLGFVETEIEIIANLARYHRGNTPKKKHESFSNLSSKKHRQLVCQLSALLRLAVALDRRQIGAIARVECEYRPNEKELHLRLFPAQVGDDCALELWSLNYKKGVIEEELGIKLVATLESASVTVS; this is translated from the coding sequence ATGGTTGATTCTTTAACGAAAGAAAGTTCTATCACGGATTGCAATCCTAATCTTGATCAAAACTGCATTCTGGCAGCGATCGACATTGGGACTAATTCCATTCACATGGTCGTTGTGCAGATTGACCCAGTGCTACCGTCGTTTACGATTATTGCCAGAGAAAAAGAGACAGTACGGCTAGGCGATCGCCATCCCAAGACAGGGGAGTTGACACCAGAAGCCATGGGACGGTCTCTGGCTGCTTTGCAACGTTGCCAGGAACTAGCTAAAAGCTGCAATGCCGAACAAATTGTTGCCGTTGCCACGAGTGCTATGCGCGAGGCACCGAATGGACGAACCTTTTTAAAGCAAATCGAATCAGAATTAGGGTTATTTGTCAACCTAATTTCAGGTCAAGAAGAAGCCCGACGGATTTATTTGGGTGTCTTGTCGGGGATGGAATTCAACAATCGGCCCCATATTATTGTTGACATTGGCGGCGGATCGACGGAATTAATTCTGGGGGATAGTCATGAACCCCGTTATCTGAGCAGTACGAAAATAGGGGCCGTTCGCCTCACGGCTGAACTCATCACCACCGACCCCATGAATCACAGCGAGTTTCAATACTTGCAAGCTTATATCCGGGGGATGCTAGAGCGACCTGTTGAAGAGTTACTCGCTCACCTGCAACCGGGCGAACAGCCTCGTTTAGTGGGAACCTCTGGCACCATTGAGACGCTGGCGACCATGCACGCGAGGGAAAAGCTAGGAACGGTACCCAATACCCTCAACGGCTACCAAATGAGTCGCAAAGACCTCAAAGAAATGGTCAAGCGCTTAGCGTCAATGAGTTGCGCGGAACGGGGAGCAATCCCAGGGATGTCAGATCGACGCTCAGAAATCATTGTTGCGGGTGCCCTCATTTTAGTGGAAGCGATGACAATGCTGCGGGTTGAGTGCTTGATCATTGGTGAACGGGCACTCCGAGAAGGGGTGATTGTGGACTGGATGCTCACCCACGGTTTGATTGAAGACCGACTGCGCTATCAAGGTTCTGTGCGCGAACGCAGCGTCTTGAAAATTGCTCAGAAATATCAGGTCAATTCGGAATACAGCCAGCGAGTTGCTAACTTGGTTCTGAGTTTGTTTAACCAAACCAAAGGATATCTCCACCACTGGGATTGTGAAGAACGGGAACTGCTTTGGGCAGCGGCAATTTTGCACAACTGTGGATTATATGTGAATCATTCGGCTCACCATAAGCACTCTTATTACCTAATTCGTCACGCCGAACTTCTGGGTTTTGTGGAAACCGAAATTGAAATCATTGCTAATCTCGCTCGCTACCACCGTGGGAATACCCCTAAGAAAAAGCACGAAAGCTTTAGTAATCTATCCAGTAAAAAGCATCGGCAACTCGTGTGTCAGCTCAGTGCTTTGTTACGCTTGGCAGTTGCGCTGGATCGCCGACAAATTGGTGCGATCGCACGAGTAGAATGCGAGTATCGCCCGAATGAAAAAGAACTGCATCTGCGTCTGTTTCCTGCTCAAGTAGGGGATGATTGCGCGTTGGAACTGTGGAGTTTGAATTACAAAAAAGGCGTTATTGAAGAGGAATTAGGGATAAAATTAGTGGCAACGTTGGAATCGGCATCAGTGACAGTCAGTTAA